A stretch of Flavobacterium sp. N1994 DNA encodes these proteins:
- a CDS encoding TonB-dependent receptor domain-containing protein, whose amino-acid sequence MKKFQLLVTLLFTFNSFLLFSQQRPERAKIIITGKVIEKTSKLPLEYATITLKNNKNPKLVFGGITDNKGDYSVEIIPGVYDVTLEFISFKPTVLSKKQFSGNTNMGTTALDEDATQLTEVVVKTEKAAVEIKLDKKVYNVGQDLTARGGTASDVLDNVPSVSVDGDGNVSLRGNSNVKIFIDGRPSTAINIADALKSIPADALDKIEVISNPSARYDAEGGGGIINIVLKKGKNLGVNGTIAATAGDPKNYSLVGTFNYKTKNFNLFTNLGINDSKSKGKGINNTQYFDTNGALTKTIDENINRENARKGFNYGFGTDWYLDPSITWTNSFSYRKANGSSPIYDDLYNNETNNVFYQNRFTDQFTKTEDIEYNSIFSKQFKKDGHNLTLLFTTSKNLDNDYATITNSYTGAISDLLIESTNNLQTQGKNLLQADYTLPIGKESRFEAGYKGDFNTLLTKYNVGSLDSFGNYTPYTSYTNTFDYKEKFNALYTQFGSKFKKLSYQFGVRYEDSNIDINLLTTNDFKNKKYHNFFPSAFLNYEVDDNTNISLNYSKRISRPRYRFLSPFSNYSSNINLFVGNTDINPSLTDAVELSVLKKIGKTIITSTLYYNKTNAPFQFIRRPNGDVVTSTVNGQTVVTPVTISTPVNLDTDIRVGFEFNINYSPIKWWKLNGNFNIFKSKLKGDYQYQLNGSPTVIYQTTDIAAGSWFAKLNSRITLPYKIEFQTNATYNAPQNTTQGSTLGILAANLGFSKDVLKDKATITLNINDVFNSRKRISETNIPSLSSYNEMQMRVRQINLTFVYRFNVQKNEKEKDKRPKGNQDNNDNGDFPG is encoded by the coding sequence ATGAAAAAATTTCAACTCTTAGTTACTTTACTCTTTACTTTCAATAGTTTTTTACTATTTTCTCAACAAAGACCTGAACGAGCTAAAATCATTATAACAGGAAAAGTGATTGAAAAAACTAGTAAACTTCCTCTTGAGTATGCTACGATTACTCTAAAAAACAATAAAAATCCTAAATTAGTTTTTGGTGGAATAACGGATAACAAGGGAGATTATTCTGTTGAAATTATTCCAGGAGTTTATGATGTAACATTAGAATTCATTTCATTTAAACCTACTGTTTTATCTAAAAAACAATTTTCTGGAAACACCAATATGGGGACTACAGCTTTAGATGAAGATGCTACTCAATTGACAGAAGTAGTAGTCAAAACGGAAAAAGCAGCTGTTGAAATCAAGTTGGATAAGAAAGTCTACAACGTTGGACAAGATTTAACGGCAAGAGGAGGAACAGCAAGTGATGTTCTTGATAATGTGCCTTCTGTATCCGTAGATGGTGATGGAAATGTAAGTTTGAGAGGGAATAGCAATGTAAAAATATTCATTGATGGAAGACCTTCAACAGCTATTAATATTGCCGATGCTTTAAAATCAATTCCTGCCGATGCCTTAGATAAAATTGAAGTTATTTCAAATCCTTCTGCCCGATATGATGCTGAAGGGGGTGGTGGAATTATCAATATCGTTTTGAAAAAAGGGAAAAATCTAGGAGTTAATGGAACTATTGCTGCTACTGCAGGAGATCCAAAAAACTATAGCTTAGTTGGAACATTTAATTACAAAACGAAAAACTTTAATCTTTTCACTAATCTCGGAATAAACGATAGTAAATCAAAAGGAAAAGGAATTAACAATACTCAATATTTTGATACTAACGGAGCATTAACCAAAACCATTGACGAAAACATCAATCGAGAAAATGCTAGAAAAGGTTTTAATTATGGATTTGGAACCGATTGGTATTTAGACCCATCAATTACATGGACCAATTCATTTTCATACAGAAAAGCTAACGGGTCAAGTCCTATTTATGATGATTTATACAATAATGAAACTAATAACGTATTCTATCAAAATAGATTTACAGATCAGTTCACCAAAACGGAAGACATAGAATACAATTCTATTTTTTCTAAACAATTCAAAAAAGACGGACACAATCTTACGCTATTATTCACAACTTCAAAAAATTTAGATAACGATTACGCAACAATTACTAATAGTTATACTGGAGCTATAAGCGATTTATTAATTGAGTCTACCAATAATTTACAAACACAAGGCAAAAATCTACTACAAGCTGATTATACATTACCTATCGGTAAAGAAAGTAGGTTTGAAGCGGGATACAAAGGAGATTTCAATACATTATTAACGAAATATAATGTTGGAAGTCTTGATAGTTTTGGCAATTATACTCCATATACTAGTTACACAAATACTTTTGATTACAAAGAAAAGTTCAATGCTTTATACACTCAATTTGGGTCAAAATTTAAAAAGTTATCCTATCAATTCGGTGTTCGTTATGAAGATTCTAATATTGACATCAATTTGCTAACAACCAATGATTTCAAAAACAAAAAATACCATAACTTTTTTCCAAGTGCCTTCTTGAATTATGAGGTTGATGACAATACTAATATCTCTTTAAATTATAGTAAAAGAATTTCAAGACCACGTTACCGATTCTTATCCCCATTCTCCAACTATTCTAGTAATATCAATTTATTTGTTGGAAACACTGACATCAATCCTTCTTTAACGGATGCTGTAGAGCTTAGCGTATTGAAAAAAATCGGAAAAACTATTATTACTTCAACTTTGTATTACAACAAGACAAATGCTCCTTTTCAATTTATAAGAAGACCCAATGGCGACGTCGTGACTTCTACAGTTAATGGACAAACAGTTGTAACTCCAGTAACAATATCAACTCCAGTAAATTTAGACACTGATATCAGAGTTGGTTTTGAATTTAACATAAACTACTCCCCAATTAAATGGTGGAAATTGAATGGTAATTTTAATATTTTCAAAAGCAAACTAAAAGGCGATTATCAATACCAATTAAATGGCTCTCCAACCGTAATATATCAAACTACTGATATAGCAGCAGGTAGTTGGTTTGCTAAACTAAATTCAAGAATTACGCTTCCTTATAAAATTGAGTTTCAAACCAACGCCACCTATAACGCTCCACAAAATACGACACAAGGAAGCACACTCGGAATCTTAGCAGCCAATCTTGGTTTTAGTAAAGATGTCTTAAAAGATAAAGCCACTATAACTTTGAATATAAACGATGTTTTCAATTCCAGAAAAAGAATATCAGAAACTAATATTCCAAGTCTGAGTTCCTACAACGAAATGCAAATGAGAGTGAGACAAATTAACTTAACTTTTGTGTATCGCTTTAATGTTCAGAAAAACGAAAAAGAGAAAGACAAAAGACCAAAAGGAAATCAAGACAATAATGATAACGGAGATTTCCCAGGATAA